From Cydia strobilella chromosome 4, ilCydStro3.1, whole genome shotgun sequence, the proteins below share one genomic window:
- the LOC134740508 gene encoding androgen-induced gene 1 protein-like has protein sequence MLLRLFHVSVASLLWYTVWYDLSYVNIPFANKAYEQYPLRGRSTFLTFWCLILQTIYFTVSVLNDYIGTNVDHPKQSSILRSIKDKLFILAFPVALYVTSAFWGIYAIDKDLIFPDRLANAIPSWVNHAMHTLILPFIVLELAITYRKYPSRFIGCSIVVCFNLTYTFWFHCIYYQTGVWVYPILDVLNWPARAGFVLASITVALGFYLLGDKLNRLVWTKVDKKKVKSK, from the exons ATGTTGCTACGCCTCTTCCATGTGTCTGTAGCGTCGCTGTTGTGGTATACAGTGTGGTACGACCTGAGTTACGTGAATATTCCGTTCGCGAATAAGGCATATGAGCAGTATCCTTTAAGGGGGAGATCTACGTTCTTGACGTTCTGGTGTTTg ATACTGCAAACAATCTACTTCACCGTGTCCGTACTGAATGACTACATCGGCACCAATGTCGATCACCCCAAGCAGAGCTCCATCTTACGCTCCATCAAGGACAAGCTGTTCATTCTCGCCTTCCCCGTCGCCCTCTACGTCACCTCGGCCTTCTGGGGCATCTACGCCATCGATAAAGACCTCATCTTCCCTGATAGATTAGCCAACGCCATCCCGTCATGGGTCAACCACGCAATGCACACTCTAATTCTTCCCTTTATCGTTTTAGAACTAGCTATAACTTATAGAAAATACCCGTCTAGGTTCATTGGGTGCTCGATCGTCGTTTGTTTCAATTTGACGTACACGTTTTGGTTCCATTGCATTTACTATCAGACTGGTGTTTGGGTGTACCCTATTTTGGACGTGTTGAACTGGCCGGCTAGGGCAGGATTCGTACTGGCCAGTATTACTGTAGCGCTTGGGTTTTACTTGCTGGGAGATAAACTGAATAGGCTTGTGTGGACGAAAGTTGATAAAAAGAAGGTGAAGAGCAAATGA